ATGTTTGGCGACAAAGCCGATCGCTTCGCTGTTGCGATTCTCCTGGATGAGCACGGAGAGCTGGCGCTTGAACTCGTCAATGTCCATGGAGTGCCCTTCGCCACGCCGCCTCAAGTCCCGGCTGATCGGGTTCGCGCGTACTGTTACGGGCGCCAAACGCACTTCGAGCCTGACTCATCACGCGGGCACGCTGTCGAAGCGTCAGCGGCGGCTGGCTACTTGATCGTAACACGCCCTCGACACGCTGAAGGAGGTGGTCAGCGACCGTTCCGGGCGCATGCCTCCAGAGTGCTGCCGAGAGGTCAGCAGGGTCGATCTGGGCGGCACGCCCAAACGCGTGATAGGCCTCAACGTAGTAGCTGTAGCTGGCCAGCATGGGGTGGAGTCCGAGCACAAGGATGCGGTCAACGATTGACGTCCGCCTGCCCCGGTCGGCCAGCCGGTACCGCGCGTTCTGGGACAGCGCAGAGATGTCAAGGTTCAGCATTCGCCAGTCGCCTCCCAGCGCACCCTTGCACAAATGTCCTATCGGACGCGGCCTCGCGCCGCGATGGGCCAGACCGCCACGACCGTGCCCCCGCGCGTCACGTAGTAGACATCGTGGAGGTTAATCGTCGTGTCGCAGTGGCTCGGGATCAGCTCGACCTTGTCGCCGGGGCGCACCGGACAGCCGTTCTCGAAGGTCAGCTTGCCGTGCTCATCGCCCATGAACCCGTAGGTCGCATCGAGGCCGCGCACGGCCGGCGCACCTGAGTCGCTGCTGAGCGTCTTGTAGCCAGCGTCCACGACCGCCGCATTCGTCCGCTGGGTCGAGACGACGGAGACCAGCACGGACAGACCGTTCTCGAAGCCGACGCCCTGCACTGCGCCGTAGTCACTGTCCATCACGACGTACGATCCGGGCTGGACTTCGGTGATCAGCGGCCACTCGGCGGCGTAGCGGAATGTGCCGGTGCCGGCCGTGCTGACGATGTCTACGCGGTGGCCCTGCTCGGTCAGCAGCTCGGCGGTCTGGGACAGGAGCTGCATCGCGCTGGCGTTCGCCTCGCGGCGCGCCTCAGGCTCGCGGACGTGCTGGAGGTGCCCCTCGTACCCCTGGAGGCCCACAAGCTGGAGGCCGCCGAGGCCATTCAGACGCTCGGCCAATGCCACGGCCGGCGCGCCAGGCTCGACGCCGGTGCGATTCTGCCCCACGTTGACGTCGATCAGGCACCGGAGGCGAACGCCGGCTGCTGTCGCCGCCTCCGAGAGCCGGGCAGCCGCCCCGGCATCGTCCACGACGGTCAGCACCTCGACCTGCTTCGCTACCCCGAGCAGCCGTCGGATCTTGGCGTCGCCAACGACCTCGGTCGTGACCAGAATCGGGCCGACGCCGCCGGCCGCCATGACCTCGGCCTCGCCAAGCTTGGCGCAGCAGATCCCGATGGCCCCGCGCGCCAGTTGCATCAGCGCGATGTTCGGCGTCTTGTGGGTCTTGGTGTGCGGCCGGGCGCGCACGCGGGAACCGGCCAGCGCCTGATCCAGGCGATCCAGGTTCCGCTCGACGGCGTCAAGGTCGAGGATCAGCGAGGGTGTATCTAGCTCGTGGACGGACAGACCGACAGCGCTCGGATCGGGGGGCCACATGCGGTCACTCCTTCGCCGCCACCGCGGAGACTCCGCACAGCCGCCTGCCGAAGCGGCGGCTGGGGGATCACGGTGACGGCGAGAGGATAGAGCGAGCAGGTGGCTGATGCACGAGTCCATGTTCTGTCCGGTTGCGTGGCGGCACTGTATCGCCCTCTTACAAGCCCTGTGACGCGCAACACCGCCACGCCCCACGCTCGACACTTATGCTGAAAACAGTGAGAGCAGCAGCGTCGACTCCCACAAACTGACGAGAGCGGCGCAAGCTGCTGCTGCCGACGACACCCCGCCGCACTGGCCGGCAGGGAGTTCGCGTTGTCGCGAGATACTACATGCTTGGAGCGCACGGACGAGCCACATGATCGTACATGAACGCCAACTCCTGGACGATACGCCACGGCCCGGACATCCAGGCGCGCAGCCCAGTCTGGCCATTCTTGAGGCGGCGCTCGAGATCGGGCGCGAGGGCCGCCACTGGCTGGGCGGCCGGCTGATTGACGACCGTGCCGCACAGGCCAACCTCGAGGGTGAGGTGCAGCGGCTGGAGCAGGCCCTCCAGGGTCGGGAAGCCGCCATCGCAGCGCTCAGCGAGCAGGCCGCGGCAGCGGCGAACCTCAACAGCCAGTTGTCCCGCCAGATCTCGGTGCTCTGGGACGAGCGCGAGCGACTGCTGGGCTTCCTGGACGAGGCTGCCAGGGAGCGTGAGCAGCGCGCGGCCAGCCTCGGTGAGCCGAGCGGTGGCGCGCCTGACGTCGCATCGGCCCTGGCTGCGCTGACGCGGGAGCGGGACGCTCTGGCGGCCGAGTTGGTCCGCCTCCGGTCCGGCGCGCCGCCCGCTGCCGGCGAGCCGGCCGTCGAGAGCGCGGACCTCGTCGAACTGGGGCAGGCCCTGGAGCTGATCGGCGGGGCGCTGGGCGAGATCCGCCAACTGGCCCTGGACGCACGGACCGGC
This Chloroflexota bacterium DNA region includes the following protein-coding sequences:
- a CDS encoding DSD1 family PLP-dependent enzyme, whose translation is MWPPDPSAVGLSVHELDTPSLILDLDAVERNLDRLDQALAGSRVRARPHTKTHKTPNIALMQLARGAIGICCAKLGEAEVMAAGGVGPILVTTEVVGDAKIRRLLGVAKQVEVLTVVDDAGAAARLSEAATAAGVRLRCLIDVNVGQNRTGVEPGAPAVALAERLNGLGGLQLVGLQGYEGHLQHVREPEARREANASAMQLLSQTAELLTEQGHRVDIVSTAGTGTFRYAAEWPLITEVQPGSYVVMDSDYGAVQGVGFENGLSVLVSVVSTQRTNAAVVDAGYKTLSSDSGAPAVRGLDATYGFMGDEHGKLTFENGCPVRPGDKVELIPSHCDTTINLHDVYYVTRGGTVVAVWPIAARGRVR